Proteins found in one Leptospira ellinghausenii genomic segment:
- a CDS encoding DUF1554 domain-containing protein, with translation MDWVLKPNTNYVRSDGVRKLMTTNVNGLFVFGTLINGLSAGSSAGMSGMSGPWTVFACLT, from the coding sequence ATTGATTGGGTATTAAAACCTAATACAAATTATGTGAGATCTGATGGTGTGAGAAAGCTTATGACCACCAATGTAAATGGCCTCTTTGTATTTGGAACCTTGATAAATGGTTTGTCTGCAGGCTCTTCGGCTGGAATGAGTGGTATGTCTGGTCCCTGGACTGTTTTTGCTTGTCTGACCTAA